The following coding sequences lie in one Silvanigrella aquatica genomic window:
- a CDS encoding NAD(P)/FAD-dependent oxidoreductase: MTGGFLECYDTIIVGGGPVGLFGAYYAGLRDMTVRLVDRRHELGGQLTAIYPEKWVYDITGIPAIRGKDLYKNLFAQSVPYNIPSSLNEEVVLIRKNRNNILCVETRNGTVMHTKTVMLCLGMGAHIPRRLDIKNLREFEGKGVSYGVHSLETFKNKKVIVVGGGDSALDLALTIVNDCSDLYVLHRSDRFNSHEETTKKLYSSNAEIRTYSELFEIEGDENHVKSASIRNTKTGEVEKIQVDEIIIAIGLLFNLEVVQEWGIKMEGNSIVVDHNRQTSIPGVYAAGDIVTYPGKMKLIGPGTSEVMQAINHSKTYIQENFPYL; this comes from the coding sequence GTGACTGGTGGATTTCTAGAATGTTATGACACCATTATTGTTGGCGGTGGACCCGTGGGGCTATTTGGAGCTTATTACGCAGGATTGCGTGATATGACCGTGAGACTTGTCGATAGGCGTCATGAACTTGGAGGACAGTTAACCGCAATTTATCCTGAAAAATGGGTATATGATATTACTGGTATTCCTGCAATACGTGGAAAAGATCTCTATAAAAATTTATTTGCTCAAAGTGTGCCTTATAATATTCCTAGCAGTTTAAATGAAGAAGTCGTTCTCATTCGCAAAAATCGCAATAATATTTTATGTGTTGAAACCCGTAATGGGACTGTGATGCATACAAAAACAGTGATGCTTTGTTTAGGTATGGGTGCTCATATTCCACGTCGTCTTGATATTAAAAATTTAAGGGAGTTTGAAGGAAAAGGGGTTTCTTATGGAGTTCATTCTCTTGAAACCTTTAAAAATAAAAAAGTCATTGTCGTAGGTGGTGGTGACAGCGCCCTCGATCTCGCTTTAACCATTGTCAATGACTGCTCCGATCTTTATGTCTTGCACCGATCCGATCGCTTTAATTCCCATGAAGAAACAACAAAAAAACTGTATTCTTCCAATGCAGAAATTAGAACTTACTCGGAGTTATTTGAAATTGAAGGCGATGAAAATCATGTGAAATCAGCTTCGATACGTAACACAAAAACAGGAGAAGTTGAGAAAATTCAAGTTGATGAAATTATTATTGCCATTGGTCTCTTATTTAATTTAGAAGTTGTTCAGGAATGGGGCATAAAAATGGAAGGGAATTCTATAGTAGTTGACCACAATAGGCAAACTTCAATTCCTGGTGTTTATGCTGCGGGTGATATTGTCACTTATCCTGGAAAAATGAAACTCATTGGCCCGGGGACTTCCGAAGTGATGCAGGCCATTAACCACTCTAAAACATATATTCAAGAAAACTTTCCTTACCTATAA